The following proteins are co-located in the Pseudomonas fluorescens genome:
- a CDS encoding DUF2213 domain-containing protein, whose protein sequence is MKGIAARTGVYQYLSSELDLDGPERIVNVYRSPEEVFKPESMATYADKDVTNDHPDDLVDSTTFKEVSSGHVRGAAQQGENVEVDLIIKDQSAIDDIDSGKAELSPGYLAEYVLAPGVAPDGTPYEYEQRDIQINHVAVVEAARGGKVARIFDHKPKGITHMATRKVFLDSKKSRSIILDEEAATVVEDAVAALQKFADEEAERADKAEATKDEAEEKLEEAKKETSDAAIGLRVKATLDTIALASKVVKSFDAKGLVSPLEIKRAAMAQLKPTRDWASKSEAYVTAAFDAAADEADEMDDDDEDKSKVNDSLRQFAKDAAAHGLKPTTDGTDAYNTFLRGGK, encoded by the coding sequence GTGAAGGGTATTGCAGCCCGGACAGGGGTTTATCAGTACCTGTCGAGCGAGCTGGATCTGGATGGCCCTGAGCGCATCGTCAACGTCTACCGGTCGCCGGAAGAAGTGTTCAAGCCCGAGTCGATGGCTACTTACGCCGACAAGGACGTAACGAACGACCACCCGGACGATCTGGTCGACTCGACCACCTTCAAGGAAGTGTCTTCCGGCCATGTGCGCGGCGCCGCCCAGCAGGGTGAAAACGTTGAAGTGGACCTGATCATCAAGGATCAGTCGGCCATCGACGACATCGACTCAGGAAAGGCCGAACTATCCCCGGGCTACCTCGCCGAGTACGTGCTCGCCCCTGGCGTAGCTCCTGACGGCACGCCCTACGAATACGAGCAGCGTGACATCCAGATAAACCACGTCGCCGTTGTAGAAGCAGCGCGAGGCGGCAAGGTCGCCCGCATTTTTGACCACAAACCGAAAGGTATTACCCATATGGCGACCCGGAAAGTCTTTCTGGACTCCAAGAAAAGCCGCTCGATCATCCTGGACGAAGAGGCAGCAACGGTAGTCGAAGACGCCGTGGCAGCCTTACAAAAGTTCGCGGACGAAGAAGCGGAGCGCGCAGACAAAGCTGAAGCCACCAAGGACGAAGCCGAAGAGAAGCTGGAAGAGGCCAAGAAGGAAACTTCCGACGCCGCTATCGGCCTGCGCGTGAAAGCAACCCTCGACACCATCGCGCTGGCATCCAAGGTCGTGAAGTCCTTCGACGCCAAAGGCCTGGTCTCCCCCCTGGAGATCAAGCGCGCCGCTATGGCCCAACTCAAGCCGACTCGCGATTGGGCTTCCAAGTCCGAGGCCTACGTGACTGCTGCGTTCGATGCGGCCGCCGATGAGGCGGACGAGATGGATGACGACGACGAAGACAAATCGAAAGTCAACGACAGCCTCCGCCAGTTCGCCAAGGACGCTGCAGCTCACGGCCTGAAGCCGACCACTGACGGCACTGACGCTTACAACACATTCCTGCGGGGTGGCAAGTAA
- a CDS encoding structural cement protein Gp24 yields the protein MGIAIDTFTQYAGKAYEGQINDLSMADVTTAVATVAIPFGRVVVSDTADRSGKLPAAGAGFFLGISVRKPVGVSGSYLTGQVSDSGNAVGGYRAGEEVSLLAHGRIWVKTLAGAVKGAQVYALPTTGEITNAATAGNHVLAGCTFLTAAAAGELVLVQIKAIAPTTIAA from the coding sequence ATGGGCATTGCAATCGATACCTTCACTCAGTACGCCGGTAAGGCTTACGAAGGCCAGATCAATGACCTGAGCATGGCGGATGTAACTACCGCTGTTGCCACGGTCGCCATCCCCTTCGGTCGCGTCGTCGTGTCGGACACTGCTGATCGCTCGGGCAAGCTGCCTGCCGCCGGCGCCGGTTTCTTCCTCGGTATCTCGGTGCGCAAGCCTGTCGGTGTCAGTGGCAGCTACCTCACCGGCCAAGTCTCAGATAGCGGCAACGCAGTCGGAGGCTATCGTGCCGGCGAAGAAGTCAGCCTGTTGGCCCACGGCCGCATCTGGGTCAAGACCTTGGCCGGCGCCGTTAAGGGCGCGCAGGTGTACGCCCTGCCGACCACCGGCGAAATCACCAACGCCGCGACCGCTGGCAACCACGTCCTGGCCGGTTGCACGTTCCTGACGGCTGCCGCCGCCGGTGAGCTGGTGCTGGTACAGATCAAAGCCATCGCGCCTACCACCATCGCCGCTTAA
- a CDS encoding major capsid family protein — protein sequence MKTFDASPQAQLGFLIGQLTYVEQEVLRQPYPDIKYPSILSVDTSAPDYVESIAFKVLDYKGEPAPIGDVSHDFPLAEIAAKVGGVDVVQAGLGYKYTQIEVGKAMEMANATGFGGAINYLAEKPIATRTLTEQWLDRVAFVGDARWPSLATGGLLKYPGVPVVATGTLLGGANKTIAAILAGGGETAANEILTLLNNAILRVYSTQTNSIFRPTHILLPLTEYGLLTTFRIPNTSETLVSYLERVLKITIEPILQASTAGAGGGNRMMVYTKNPQFAKFHLPMPYTLNAPIPAHGGLVFEAAGVVRTAGTELRVPMSHLYVDGV from the coding sequence ATGAAGACTTTCGACGCTTCCCCCCAGGCGCAACTGGGCTTCCTGATTGGTCAACTGACCTACGTTGAACAGGAAGTCCTGCGCCAGCCGTACCCGGACATCAAATACCCATCGATCCTGTCGGTGGACACCTCGGCCCCCGACTACGTCGAATCGATCGCCTTCAAGGTGCTCGACTACAAGGGCGAGCCGGCACCGATCGGTGATGTATCGCACGACTTCCCCCTGGCCGAGATCGCGGCCAAGGTCGGTGGCGTGGACGTTGTTCAGGCTGGCCTGGGTTACAAGTACACTCAGATCGAAGTGGGCAAGGCCATGGAGATGGCAAACGCAACCGGTTTCGGCGGCGCCATCAACTACCTGGCCGAGAAGCCAATCGCTACTCGCACCCTGACCGAGCAATGGCTTGACCGCGTTGCTTTCGTGGGTGACGCTCGCTGGCCTTCGCTGGCTACCGGCGGCTTGCTGAAGTACCCAGGTGTTCCTGTCGTGGCTACCGGCACTCTGCTGGGCGGCGCGAACAAGACCATCGCGGCAATCCTGGCGGGCGGCGGTGAAACGGCGGCCAACGAGATCCTGACCCTGCTGAACAATGCGATCCTTCGTGTGTACAGCACTCAGACCAACTCTATCTTCCGCCCTACGCACATCCTGCTGCCGCTGACCGAATACGGCCTGCTGACCACGTTCCGTATTCCGAACACCTCGGAAACCCTGGTCAGCTACCTCGAGCGCGTTCTGAAGATCACCATCGAGCCAATCCTGCAGGCGTCCACCGCCGGCGCTGGTGGTGGTAATCGCATGATGGTCTACACCAAGAACCCTCAGTTCGCCAAATTCCACCTGCCAATGCCTTACACGCTCAATGCGCCGATCCCTGCGCATGGCGGCCTGGTATTCGAAGCTGCTGGTGTAGTGCGCACGGCTGGTACCGAGCTGCGTGTCCCGATGTCCCACCTGTACGTCGACGGCGTTTAA